One Triplophysa rosa linkage group LG21, Trosa_1v2, whole genome shotgun sequence DNA segment encodes these proteins:
- the fam110c gene encoding protein FAM110C codes for MLKKTQGSADVDASRILGKGPEFLRKQIERENEGNMGRVSAVERLAASKPQYVKSQQVASSPQEPVSLGCALASSQRSSNGHGFVRKTTSVDVENEPKRQEETNVVRRISSKKRDSILLYRQKCELLRGSPGGIKQLIKKSIKGKTNAFSEAQSDSLNCETALGTTREDCVQESSFTSLVLNGSTKLDPQSRGTEDPPRAPCHRRVAETQEQERKSRRGVARSSSDISSRYSKNFVDFDAFFVYCGLEGDVIESMGKENFYARSDDLGCRIRSVSVATSEEAFSNSSGHSDGLQEDELQEKVRQGLSVVERNARIIKWLYSCRNAVEAGKTLRVLD; via the coding sequence ATGCTTAAGAAAACGCAAGGATCGGCCGACGTGGACGCGTCGCGCATTCTTGGGAAGGGTCCTGAGTTCCTGAGGAAACAGATTGAACGCGAAAACGAGGGGAATATGGGACGCGTCAGCGCTGTGGAGAGACTGGCGGCCAGTAAACCGCAATACGTTAAAAGTCAACAGGTAGCCAGTTCTCCCCAAGAGCCCGTCAGCCTCGGGTGTGCGCTCGCGAGCAGTCAAAGGTCCTCAAACGGGCACGGTTTCGTTAGGAAAACCACCAGCGTTGATGTTGAGAATGAACCGAAGCGTCAAGAAGAGACCAATGTGGTGAGACGGATCAGCTCGAAAAAACGCGATTCGATTCTGTTGTACAGACAGAAGTGTGAACTCTTGCGAGGGTCCCCCGGCGGAATAAAACAACTGATTAAAAAGTCAAtcaaaggcaagacaaacgcgTTTTCCGAAGCGCAAAGTGACAGTTTGAATTGTGAGACTGCGCTTGGCACCACGCGTGAAGACTGCGTTCAAGAGTCTTCGTTCACTTCGCTCGTCTTAAACGGGTCAACCAAGTTGGACCCGCAATCACGTGGGACAGAAGACCCACCAAGAGCGCCTTGTCACCGGAGAGTGGCCGAAACGCAGGAGCAGGAGCGCAAGAGCCGAAGAGGGGTGGCGCGCTCAAGCTCCGACATCAGTTCGCGCTACTCGAAAAACTTTGTGGATTTCGACGCCTTCTTCGTGTACTGTGGCCTCGAGGGAGACGTCATTGAGTCCATGGGCAAAGAAAACTTCTACGCGCGCTCGGACGACCTCGGCTGCAGAATTCGGAGTGTCAGCGTTGCGACGTCGGAAGAGGCGTTTTCGAACAGCAGCGGGCACAGCGACGGACTTCAGGAGGACGAGCTTCAGGAGAAAGTGCGCCAAGGGTTATCCGTCGTGGAGCGCAACGCGCGCATCATCAAGTGGCTCTACAGCTGCAGAAATGCAGTGGAGGCTGGAAAGACACTGAGAGTTTTGGATTGA
- the fbxo25 gene encoding F-box only protein 25 isoform X2, translating to MPFLGQDWRSPGWSWIKTEDGWKRFEYFGHNLGDNINELDLDELDNDNKENVFVGGVCEVAAKKRKKDFFNNNTKSQFLFQEKWIYVQKESTRERHGYCTLGEAFNRLDFSSAIQDVRRFNYVVKLLQLIAKSQLTSLSGAAQKNYFNVLEKIVRKVLDDHQNPRLIKALLQDLSSTLCILIREVGRSVLVGNINIWACRLETILNWQQQLNNLQIPKNVSKGMTLSDLPLHMQNNILYKFTDACDIINLGQATPTLLMLSEDMLLWKKLCQFHFAEKQFCRHLILSEKGHVDWKLMFFSLQKYYPQKEHYGDTLQFCKHCSILFWKDSGHPCTANDPDSCLTPVSPQHFIDLFKF from the exons ATGCCTTTCTTGGGTCAAGACTGGAGATCCCCAGGCTGGAGCTGGATCAAAACCGAGGATGGATGGAAACGCTTTGAATATTTCGGCCACAACTTGGGAGATAACATCAATGAACTTGACTTGGATGA GTTGGACAATGATAACAAGGAGAATGTCTTTGTGGGAGGCGTTTGTGAAGTAGCTgccaagaaaagaaaaaaggactttttcaacaacaacacaaaatcaCAAT ttttgttccAAGAGAAATGGATTTATGTTCAGAAGGAGAGTACGAGAGAG AGACACGGGTACTGTACACTTGGCGAGGCTTTTAATCGTCTAGATTTTTCCAGTGCCATTCAGGACGTGCGCAGATTCAACTATGTGGTCAAA CTTCTGCAGTTGATCGCGAAGTCACAGCTGACGTCTCTGAGCGGAGCTGCACAGAAGAACTATTTTAACGTCCTTGAAAAGATTGTGAGGAAAG TTCTGGATGATCATCAGAACCCACGACTGATCAAGGCGTTGCTGCAGGATCTCAGCTCCACCCTCTGCATCCTCATCCGAGAGGTCGGGAGGTCTGTGCTGGTCGGCAACATCAACATTTGGGCCTGCCGTTTAGAAACTATCCTTAACTGGCAGCAGCAGCTCAACAATTTACAAATTCCAAAG AATGTTTCTAAAGGGATGACACTCAGCGATCTCCCTCTGCACATGCAAAACAACATCCTGTACAAGTTTACTGATGCCTGTGACATCATCAACCTGGGACAAGCCACACCAACGCTGCTCATGCTCAGTGAGGACATGCTACTGTGGAAGAAACTGTGCCAGTTTCATTTTGCTGAGAAACAG tTCTGCAGGCACTTGATTCTATCAGAGAAGGGCCATGTGGACTGGAAGCTGATGTTTTTCTCACTTCAGAAATACTACCCTCAGAAAGAACATTATGGGGACACTCTGCAGTTCTGTAAGCACTGTAGCATCCTATTCTGGAAG GACTCGGGACATCCTTGCACAGCCAACGATCCAGACAGCTGCCTAACCCCCGTCTCACCGCAGCATTTCATAGACCTCTTCAAGTTCTGA
- the fbxo25 gene encoding F-box only protein 25 isoform X1, with amino-acid sequence MPFLGQDWRSPGWSWIKTEDGWKRFEYFGHNLGDNINELDLDELDNDNKENVFVGGVCEVAAKKRKKDFFNNNTKSQFLFQEKWIYVQKESTRERHGYCTLGEAFNRLDFSSAIQDVRRFNYVVKLLQLIAKSQLTSLSGAAQKNYFNVLEKIVRKVLDDHQNPRLIKALLQDLSSTLCILIREVGRSVLVGNINIWACRLETILNWQQQLNNLQIPKNVSKGMTLSDLPLHMQNNILYKFTDACDIINLGQATPTLLMLSEDMLLWKKLCQFHFAEKQFCRHLILSEKGHVDWKLMFFSLQKYYPQKEHYGDTLQFCKHCSILFWKDRQLALIFKDSGHPCTANDPDSCLTPVSPQHFIDLFKF; translated from the exons ATGCCTTTCTTGGGTCAAGACTGGAGATCCCCAGGCTGGAGCTGGATCAAAACCGAGGATGGATGGAAACGCTTTGAATATTTCGGCCACAACTTGGGAGATAACATCAATGAACTTGACTTGGATGA GTTGGACAATGATAACAAGGAGAATGTCTTTGTGGGAGGCGTTTGTGAAGTAGCTgccaagaaaagaaaaaaggactttttcaacaacaacacaaaatcaCAAT ttttgttccAAGAGAAATGGATTTATGTTCAGAAGGAGAGTACGAGAGAG AGACACGGGTACTGTACACTTGGCGAGGCTTTTAATCGTCTAGATTTTTCCAGTGCCATTCAGGACGTGCGCAGATTCAACTATGTGGTCAAA CTTCTGCAGTTGATCGCGAAGTCACAGCTGACGTCTCTGAGCGGAGCTGCACAGAAGAACTATTTTAACGTCCTTGAAAAGATTGTGAGGAAAG TTCTGGATGATCATCAGAACCCACGACTGATCAAGGCGTTGCTGCAGGATCTCAGCTCCACCCTCTGCATCCTCATCCGAGAGGTCGGGAGGTCTGTGCTGGTCGGCAACATCAACATTTGGGCCTGCCGTTTAGAAACTATCCTTAACTGGCAGCAGCAGCTCAACAATTTACAAATTCCAAAG AATGTTTCTAAAGGGATGACACTCAGCGATCTCCCTCTGCACATGCAAAACAACATCCTGTACAAGTTTACTGATGCCTGTGACATCATCAACCTGGGACAAGCCACACCAACGCTGCTCATGCTCAGTGAGGACATGCTACTGTGGAAGAAACTGTGCCAGTTTCATTTTGCTGAGAAACAG tTCTGCAGGCACTTGATTCTATCAGAGAAGGGCCATGTGGACTGGAAGCTGATGTTTTTCTCACTTCAGAAATACTACCCTCAGAAAGAACATTATGGGGACACTCTGCAGTTCTGTAAGCACTGTAGCATCCTATTCTGGAAG GACAGACAACTGGCTTTGATCTTTAAG GACTCGGGACATCCTTGCACAGCCAACGATCCAGACAGCTGCCTAACCCCCGTCTCACCGCAGCATTTCATAGACCTCTTCAAGTTCTGA